From Actinopolymorpha cephalotaxi, one genomic window encodes:
- a CDS encoding HAD family hydrolase, with product MTARSTTSPDRIAESWRPRLVALDIDGTLVDAKNRLSPVVDAAVRQVVRAGAHVVLSTGRGLTATRPLARHFDLPTPYLVCSNGAVTVRLHPEGAALTHDGSVDGRGVELVDVVTFDPEPVVRMLLSRLPGVLVAVEELGVGYRVNAHFPPGELTGEIEVQSVAQLVSEPATRVILREPSIEAEHFLDIIDRVGLHGVSYYIGYTAWLDLAPEGVSKATGLAKVAERLGVDREDVLAIGDGDNDAEMLSWAGRGVAMGNAAIEIQRVADHVTALQEDHGVAVELARWFPDVTVPRADPPGGGSEAGKLPA from the coding sequence GTGACTGCCCGCTCGACGACCTCGCCCGATCGGATCGCCGAGAGCTGGCGCCCCCGCCTGGTGGCGCTCGACATCGACGGAACCCTCGTCGACGCGAAGAACCGCCTGTCGCCGGTCGTGGACGCGGCCGTACGCCAGGTGGTGCGCGCCGGCGCGCACGTGGTGCTGTCCACCGGGCGCGGGCTGACCGCGACCCGCCCGCTGGCTCGGCACTTCGACCTGCCCACGCCGTACCTCGTCTGCAGCAACGGCGCGGTGACCGTACGCCTGCACCCGGAGGGGGCGGCACTCACCCACGACGGCTCGGTCGACGGCCGCGGCGTCGAGCTCGTCGACGTGGTGACGTTCGACCCCGAGCCGGTGGTGCGGATGCTGCTGTCCCGGCTGCCCGGCGTGCTCGTGGCCGTGGAGGAGCTGGGCGTCGGCTACCGCGTCAACGCGCACTTTCCTCCGGGCGAGCTGACCGGGGAGATCGAGGTGCAGTCGGTCGCCCAGCTCGTGTCCGAGCCCGCCACCCGCGTCATCCTGCGCGAGCCCAGCATCGAGGCCGAGCACTTCCTGGACATCATCGACCGCGTCGGCCTGCACGGGGTCTCCTACTACATCGGCTACACCGCCTGGCTCGACCTCGCCCCCGAAGGCGTCAGCAAGGCCACCGGGCTGGCCAAGGTCGCCGAGCGTCTCGGCGTCGACCGGGAGGACGTCCTGGCGATCGGCGACGGCGACAACGACGCCGAGATGCTGTCCTGGGCCGGGCGCGGCGTGGCGATGGGCAACGCCGCGATCGAGATCCAGCGGGTCGCCGACCACGTCACCGCGCTGCAGGAGGACCACGGTGTCGCCGTCGAGCTCGCCCGCTGGTTCCCCGACGTCACCGTGCCACGAGCTGACCCGCCCGGCGGCGGTTCGGAAGCGGGTAAGCTTCCGGCATGA
- a CDS encoding 5-aminoimidazole-4-carboxamide ribonucleotide transformylase: MQLRYGMNPHLPASVTPVRPGEWPLDVVNGAPSYLNLLDALAGWRLVAEAADLFGRPAAASIKHLSPAGAALDGPVDEVAASTSAVDVAELSPVARAYLRARDTDPQSSYGDVVAVSAPVDVTLARLLRRKVSDAIIAPAYEQGAVDILAAKKGGRFLVLRMDPAYEPPEEEVREVHGLRLVQPADKLRLTAELVRVDTTGQSLPAHAVEDLLLGQVVLRHTQSNSVVYVRAGATLGVGAGQQSRIACTRIAGAKADAWWERRHQRPYDVAFGSDAMVNFRDNVDEAARHGVRWFAEPGGSIRDDEVARACHEHGISLVRTGVRLFRH; encoded by the coding sequence ATGCAACTGCGGTACGGCATGAACCCCCATCTGCCCGCGTCCGTGACGCCCGTACGACCCGGTGAGTGGCCGCTCGACGTGGTCAACGGCGCGCCGTCGTACCTCAACCTGCTGGACGCCCTGGCCGGCTGGCGGCTGGTCGCGGAGGCGGCGGACCTGTTCGGCCGGCCCGCCGCCGCGTCGATCAAGCACCTGTCCCCTGCCGGTGCCGCCCTGGACGGCCCGGTGGACGAGGTGGCGGCCTCCACGTCCGCCGTGGACGTCGCCGAGCTGAGCCCGGTCGCACGGGCCTACCTGCGTGCACGCGACACCGATCCGCAGTCGTCGTACGGCGACGTCGTCGCGGTCTCCGCGCCCGTCGACGTGACCCTCGCCCGGCTGTTGCGGCGCAAGGTGTCGGACGCGATCATCGCTCCGGCGTACGAGCAAGGCGCGGTTGACATCCTGGCGGCCAAGAAGGGCGGGCGCTTCCTCGTCCTGCGGATGGATCCGGCGTACGAGCCTCCGGAGGAGGAAGTCCGCGAGGTGCACGGCCTGCGCCTGGTCCAGCCCGCTGACAAGCTGCGGTTGACAGCCGAGCTGGTACGCGTGGACACAACTGGTCAGTCGCTTCCAGCGCACGCCGTCGAGGACCTGCTCCTCGGCCAGGTCGTCCTGCGGCACACCCAGTCCAACTCGGTCGTCTACGTCCGCGCCGGCGCCACCCTCGGCGTGGGCGCCGGCCAGCAGTCCCGGATCGCCTGCACCCGGATCGCCGGGGCGAAGGCGGACGCGTGGTGGGAGCGCAGACACCAACGGCCGTACGACGTCGCGTTCGGGTCGGACGCGATGGTGAACTTCCGCGACAACGTGGACGAGGCCGCCCGGCACGGCGTGCGGTGGTTCGCCGAGCCGGGCGGTTCGATCCGCGACGACGAGGTGGCGCGGGCCTGCCACGAGCACGGGATCAGCCTCGTCCGCACCGGAGTGCGCCTCTTCCGGCACTGA
- a CDS encoding sacsin N-terminal ATP-binding-like domain-containing protein, protein MSDPFATGQIRDRVLAGWSASPARFREDANAEEDLALGGYRDRLVVELAQNAADAAARAGVPGVVRFTLRDDAPAWSASGGPVLVVENTGAGLTADGVQSLATLRASAKRDEPAEPIEPGEHAEQDEQVESAVGRFGVGFAAVLAVTDEPVVLSRSGGVRFSRADTAALVAEAARAAPGLDTEVRRRGGQVPALRLPFPAEGEPPEGFDTAVVLPLRDEAAADLVRELLAEVDDTLLLALPRLDRIEIDTGTTPVRVLSDAAARWHTVRAGGTWTGAERATLLADRPTEERDRPYWSVLWAVPRDAAPVDPLGGGTSRSALPRVVHAPTPTDEPMSLPALLLASFPLDPTRRHVAPGPLTDRLVEEAAAAYADLARTRAEAGPDGSSGALDLVPLGLPAGRLDGALREAIARRLPATPLLPSAEDPHLLLRPREAVVVDDADPVLVRTLASVVGGLVAPERRHGSALDALGVRRLPLSDLVDELGAVADAHPPDWWHDLYVALAGAAADPERREALGALPVPLADGRVARGARGLLLPGGAELPEETTGVLASYGLRLIHQLAAAEPAFDTLERLGATPAGPRSILDDGAVRAAVQDSPDADEPGEVADAVLALVAAAVRAGELQPGELPWLGDLALPDDHGELAPASALVLPGSRAEELFDPEDLAPLDRAVFERWGPQVLEAAGVVGTLGLVTASDVDLTAPPDELAELDDIESWASEAADELESGDGGGTVGEFLAVRDVDFVREDAWPRALALLVAEPALRRALVVPARLRDPRRPELAAVDVPSYTAWWIRRHVHVDGLPIPGYADPDAEPAIAALARPAPAWLAAFDPAARQAIGLVRTADDLDSDGLRRILHRLADPALVVDAATMVRLWAQLGSLDPQLLGADSAPERVRVLAGRETRVVDADDAVVVDAPMWAQRTDLGEHVVATGQAADNLAELLDLPLASELAAGEVEGEPADDGGERPVPEGVRLLLPEGPTSWREYDDLQVDGQSVEWWVDDDGIPHAATGAGLARALAWAGGRWDLRYAVAAVLAEPDQLPAYVVEAAFDERPADESPE, encoded by the coding sequence GTGAGCGATCCGTTTGCGACAGGGCAAATCCGTGACCGGGTGCTGGCCGGTTGGTCGGCGTCACCGGCGCGCTTCCGGGAGGACGCCAACGCCGAGGAGGATCTCGCGCTCGGCGGCTACCGCGACCGGCTGGTGGTCGAGCTCGCGCAGAACGCCGCCGACGCGGCTGCCCGCGCGGGGGTGCCCGGCGTCGTCCGGTTCACCCTGCGCGACGACGCTCCGGCGTGGTCGGCCTCCGGCGGACCGGTCCTCGTGGTGGAGAACACCGGTGCCGGGCTGACCGCCGACGGGGTGCAGTCGCTGGCGACTCTGCGGGCCTCCGCCAAGCGGGACGAACCGGCCGAGCCGATCGAGCCGGGCGAACACGCCGAGCAGGACGAGCAGGTCGAGTCGGCCGTCGGCCGGTTCGGGGTGGGCTTCGCGGCCGTGCTCGCGGTCACCGACGAGCCGGTCGTCCTGTCCCGGTCCGGCGGTGTGCGCTTCTCCCGCGCCGACACCGCCGCGCTGGTCGCCGAGGCCGCGCGGGCCGCGCCCGGACTGGACACGGAGGTACGCCGGCGCGGGGGCCAGGTGCCGGCCCTGCGGTTGCCGTTCCCCGCGGAGGGCGAGCCGCCGGAGGGCTTCGACACGGCCGTGGTGCTGCCGCTGCGGGACGAGGCCGCGGCGGACTTGGTACGCGAGCTGCTGGCCGAGGTCGACGACACCCTGCTGCTGGCGCTGCCCCGCCTGGACCGGATCGAGATCGACACCGGCACCACTCCCGTACGCGTGCTGTCCGACGCCGCCGCGCGCTGGCACACCGTACGCGCCGGCGGCACCTGGACGGGCGCCGAGCGCGCCACGCTGCTCGCGGACCGGCCCACCGAGGAACGCGACCGGCCGTACTGGTCGGTCCTGTGGGCGGTGCCCCGCGACGCCGCGCCGGTGGACCCGCTCGGCGGCGGGACCTCCCGCTCGGCGCTGCCGCGGGTCGTGCACGCGCCCACCCCGACCGACGAACCGATGTCGCTGCCCGCCCTGCTGCTGGCGTCGTTCCCGCTGGACCCGACCCGCCGGCACGTGGCGCCCGGTCCGCTCACCGACCGGCTGGTGGAGGAGGCGGCCGCGGCGTACGCCGACCTCGCCCGCACCCGCGCCGAGGCCGGACCCGACGGGAGCTCCGGCGCGCTCGACCTCGTACCCCTCGGTCTTCCGGCCGGCCGGCTCGACGGCGCCCTGCGCGAGGCCATCGCCCGCCGGCTCCCGGCCACACCGCTGCTGCCCTCGGCGGAGGACCCGCACCTCCTGCTGCGCCCGCGGGAGGCGGTCGTCGTCGACGACGCCGACCCGGTGCTCGTACGCACGCTGGCCTCCGTGGTCGGCGGGCTGGTCGCCCCCGAGCGCAGGCACGGCTCCGCCCTCGACGCGCTCGGCGTACGCCGGCTCCCGCTGTCGGACCTGGTGGACGAGCTCGGCGCGGTCGCCGACGCGCACCCGCCGGACTGGTGGCACGACCTGTACGTCGCCCTCGCCGGTGCCGCCGCCGACCCCGAACGCCGGGAGGCGCTGGGCGCACTGCCCGTCCCGCTCGCCGACGGCCGGGTCGCCCGCGGCGCGCGCGGCCTGCTGCTGCCCGGCGGCGCCGAACTCCCGGAGGAGACGACCGGCGTCCTCGCGTCGTACGGCCTGCGGCTGATCCACCAGCTGGCGGCGGCCGAGCCCGCGTTCGACACCCTCGAACGCCTCGGCGCGACACCTGCCGGCCCCCGGAGCATCCTCGACGACGGCGCGGTCCGGGCGGCGGTCCAGGACTCCCCGGACGCCGACGAGCCCGGCGAGGTCGCCGACGCCGTGCTCGCCCTGGTCGCCGCCGCGGTGCGCGCGGGGGAACTCCAGCCCGGCGAGCTGCCCTGGCTGGGCGACCTCGCGCTGCCCGACGACCACGGCGAGCTGGCCCCCGCCAGCGCCCTCGTCCTGCCCGGCTCGCGGGCGGAGGAGCTGTTCGACCCCGAGGACCTCGCGCCGCTGGACCGCGCGGTGTTCGAACGCTGGGGGCCGCAGGTGCTGGAGGCGGCCGGCGTGGTCGGCACCCTCGGCCTGGTCACCGCCTCCGACGTCGACCTCACCGCCCCTCCGGACGAGCTCGCCGAACTCGACGACATCGAGAGCTGGGCGAGCGAGGCCGCCGACGAGCTCGAGTCGGGCGACGGCGGCGGCACCGTGGGCGAGTTCCTCGCCGTGCGCGACGTCGACTTCGTACGCGAGGACGCCTGGCCGCGGGCGCTTGCGCTGCTGGTCGCCGAGCCGGCCCTGCGCCGGGCGCTGGTCGTCCCCGCGCGGCTGCGTGACCCGCGCCGGCCGGAGCTGGCGGCGGTGGACGTCCCGTCGTACACCGCATGGTGGATCCGCCGGCACGTGCACGTCGACGGCCTGCCGATCCCCGGGTACGCCGACCCCGACGCCGAACCCGCGATCGCCGCGCTGGCCCGCCCGGCGCCGGCGTGGCTGGCGGCGTTCGACCCGGCGGCCCGGCAGGCGATCGGCCTGGTGCGCACCGCCGACGACCTGGACAGCGACGGCCTGCGCCGCATCCTGCACCGGCTCGCCGACCCTGCCCTGGTCGTGGACGCGGCGACGATGGTGAGGCTGTGGGCGCAGCTCGGCTCGCTCGACCCGCAGCTGCTCGGCGCGGACTCCGCGCCGGAACGCGTCCGCGTCCTGGCCGGCCGGGAGACCCGAGTCGTCGACGCCGACGACGCGGTGGTCGTGGACGCGCCGATGTGGGCGCAGCGCACCGACCTGGGCGAGCACGTGGTCGCGACCGGCCAGGCCGCGGACAACCTGGCCGAACTCCTCGACCTGCCGCTGGCCTCCGAGCTCGCCGCCGGCGAGGTCGAGGGTGAGCCGGCCGACGACGGCGGGGAACGCCCGGTGCCGGAAGGCGTCCGCCTGCTGCTGCCGGAGGGACCCACGAGCTGGCGGGAGTACGACGACCTGCAGGTCGACGGGCAGTCGGTGGAGTGGTGGGTGGACGACGACGGAATCCCGCACGCGGCCACCGGCGCCGGGCTGGCCCGGGCGCTGGCCTGGGCAGGCGGGCGGTGGGACCTGCGGTACGCCGTCGCGGCCGTGCTGGCCGAACCCGACCAGCTCCCGGCGTACGTCGTGGAGGCCGCCTTCGACGAACGACCCGCCGACGAAAGCCCCGAGTAG
- a CDS encoding HAD family hydrolase → MTVPPHHLPSSPPRLVVSDLDGTLLRSDGTVSDRTRAALAAAEEAGATVVFATGRPPRWMRPVAEQTGHRGIAVCSNGALVYDLHQEQVVQRFPLSPEIGRSVVDSIRSAIPGVSFGVESGDRFGHEQAYAIDGDIASETYVGEIADLLGQPMVKLLVRHDTYHPDELLAMARKAAGHLVELTHSSQVGLLEISAQGISKATTLAALCTERGIDPTEVVAFGDMPNDLAMLAWAGTAFAMATAHPEVLAAVERRCPSNDEDGVAHVLESIYL, encoded by the coding sequence GTGACCGTACCGCCGCATCACCTGCCGTCCAGCCCGCCCCGACTCGTCGTCAGCGACCTCGACGGGACCCTCCTGCGTTCCGACGGGACGGTCTCGGACCGCACCCGCGCCGCGCTGGCCGCGGCGGAGGAGGCCGGCGCGACGGTGGTGTTCGCGACCGGGCGGCCGCCGCGCTGGATGCGTCCGGTGGCCGAGCAGACCGGTCACCGGGGGATCGCGGTCTGCTCCAACGGCGCCCTGGTCTACGACCTGCACCAGGAGCAGGTGGTCCAGCGGTTCCCGCTGTCCCCGGAGATCGGCCGGTCGGTGGTGGACTCGATCAGGTCGGCGATCCCCGGAGTGTCGTTCGGGGTGGAGTCCGGCGACCGGTTCGGCCACGAGCAGGCGTACGCCATCGACGGCGACATCGCGAGTGAGACCTACGTCGGAGAGATCGCCGACCTGCTGGGCCAGCCGATGGTGAAGCTCCTCGTCCGCCACGACACCTACCACCCCGACGAACTGCTGGCGATGGCCCGGAAGGCGGCCGGTCATCTGGTCGAGCTCACCCACTCCAGCCAGGTGGGCCTGCTGGAGATCTCCGCACAGGGCATCTCAAAGGCGACGACGCTGGCCGCGCTGTGCACCGAACGCGGGATCGATCCCACGGAGGTGGTGGCGTTCGGTGACATGCCGAACGACCTGGCCATGCTGGCCTGGGCCGGAACGGCGTTCGCGATGGCGACCGCGCATCCGGAGGTGCTGGCCGCGGTCGAACGCCGCTGCCCGTCCAACGACGAGGACGGCGTCGCGCACGTGCTGGAGAGCATCTATCTGTGA
- a CDS encoding diacylglycerol kinase family protein has translation MSSKTGAKVRRRRRRRGVKAPVPGAAKAATAPKNGHPGPHGTDHPDRPDARDAGTPAPAPDHTDHSDHTDRSGHSGRSDSSEQTEQDGREQDLSEQSQPDESGMNGSPGHPPDRSGTVGRATAPAAAGRTPGSHRAAARPGRSGRSAQQRTARAARQRAWRSRAVERRAMFATLTGSAGFAVLLVLVAVQWSPLVGMDRSVATWWTTVVTPGSGLADFFVVVQAISQPWVLRAASVVVAAFVIRAGYRRLGLWLIGVVAVGTLLEWFLKALVARPRPPVARPVSAPFGYSFPSGHALMSALVASALVIVALRLRVRTRGKVAAFVAAGGTILLVGLDRVALSVHYVSDVLAAWILAPALLGATVLAFGLGRPRGRAGEDEPERPRRRLAVVLNPSKVDDATDFRNQVERTAQRAGWEPPEWFETSVDDPGHAMTKAALAAEVDLVIAAGGDGTVRVVCSELADSGVPVGIVPAGTGNLLVRNLGLPLDLREAIEVAITGTDRRIDLVRVEGDNLETDRFAVMAGLGLDAAVVGEAPAKLKRRVGWAAYAVSIVRNLSFPALRVDIVVDDEPPVRRYARTVLVGNVGTLHGGLELLPEAEPDDGMLDVVAVAPRRLTEWPHVAWRVIRRSKDQDERLHTWRGRRIVVTAAEDCPRQLDGDVIESGRELRCEIEPGVLLIRMPSTDRHS, from the coding sequence GTGAGCAGCAAGACGGGGGCCAAGGTCCGCCGGCGGCGCCGCCGGCGCGGTGTGAAGGCACCCGTGCCCGGCGCCGCGAAGGCCGCGACGGCGCCGAAGAACGGCCACCCGGGCCCGCACGGCACCGACCATCCGGATCGCCCGGATGCGCGGGACGCCGGGACGCCCGCGCCGGCACCCGACCACACGGACCACTCCGACCACACAGACCGCTCCGGCCACTCCGGCCGCAGCGACAGCTCCGAGCAGACGGAGCAGGACGGACGCGAGCAGGACCTGTCGGAGCAGTCGCAGCCGGACGAATCCGGAATGAACGGATCCCCCGGGCACCCGCCCGACCGTTCCGGAACGGTCGGGCGGGCGACCGCTCCAGCCGCTGCCGGCCGGACGCCGGGAAGCCACCGCGCCGCCGCCCGGCCGGGCCGGAGCGGCCGATCCGCCCAGCAGCGGACTGCCCGGGCCGCCCGGCAGCGGGCCTGGCGCAGCCGGGCGGTCGAGCGCCGGGCGATGTTCGCGACGCTCACCGGCAGCGCCGGGTTCGCCGTACTCCTCGTTCTCGTCGCCGTCCAGTGGTCCCCGCTGGTCGGCATGGACCGCTCGGTGGCTACTTGGTGGACGACCGTGGTGACGCCGGGCTCGGGGCTCGCCGACTTCTTCGTCGTGGTGCAGGCGATCAGCCAGCCGTGGGTCCTGCGGGCCGCCTCGGTGGTGGTGGCGGCGTTCGTGATCAGAGCCGGTTACCGGCGGCTCGGGTTGTGGCTGATCGGCGTGGTGGCGGTCGGCACGCTGCTCGAGTGGTTCCTCAAGGCGCTGGTCGCACGGCCACGGCCACCGGTGGCCCGGCCGGTCTCGGCGCCGTTCGGTTACTCCTTTCCGTCCGGACATGCCCTGATGTCGGCTCTCGTCGCGAGCGCGCTGGTGATCGTCGCGCTCCGCCTGCGCGTCCGTACGCGCGGCAAGGTCGCGGCGTTCGTCGCGGCGGGCGGGACGATTCTGCTGGTCGGGCTGGATCGCGTCGCCCTGTCCGTGCACTACGTTTCAGACGTGCTAGCCGCCTGGATACTCGCGCCCGCCCTGCTCGGAGCCACCGTGCTCGCCTTCGGACTGGGCCGCCCCCGCGGCCGGGCCGGGGAGGACGAGCCGGAACGCCCCCGCCGCCGCCTCGCCGTGGTGCTCAACCCGTCGAAGGTCGACGACGCCACCGACTTCCGCAACCAGGTCGAACGCACGGCCCAGCGCGCCGGGTGGGAGCCGCCGGAATGGTTCGAGACCAGCGTGGACGACCCGGGCCACGCGATGACCAAGGCCGCGCTCGCCGCCGAGGTCGACCTGGTGATCGCCGCCGGCGGCGACGGCACCGTCCGGGTGGTCTGCTCCGAGCTCGCCGACAGCGGCGTGCCGGTCGGAATCGTGCCTGCCGGCACCGGCAACCTGCTGGTCCGCAACCTCGGCCTGCCGCTGGACCTGCGGGAGGCGATCGAGGTGGCGATCACCGGCACCGACCGGCGGATCGACCTCGTCCGGGTCGAGGGGGACAACCTGGAGACCGACCGGTTCGCGGTGATGGCCGGGCTCGGGCTCGACGCCGCGGTGGTGGGCGAGGCGCCGGCGAAGCTCAAGCGGCGGGTCGGCTGGGCGGCGTACGCGGTGTCCATCGTGCGCAACCTGTCCTTCCCCGCGCTGCGGGTGGACATCGTCGTCGACGACGAGCCGCCGGTACGCCGGTACGCCCGTACCGTCCTGGTCGGCAACGTCGGCACCCTGCACGGCGGGCTCGAACTCCTGCCCGAGGCCGAGCCGGACGACGGGATGCTGGACGTCGTGGCGGTGGCGCCGCGCCGGCTGACCGAATGGCCGCACGTGGCGTGGCGGGTGATCCGGCGGTCGAAGGACCAGGACGAACGCCTGCACACCTGGCGCGGCCGCCGCATCGTCGTGACCGCCGCGGAGGACTGCCCCCGCCAGCTCGACGGTGACGTCATCGAGTCCGGGCGTGAGCTGCGGTGCGAGATCGAGCCGGGCGTCCTGCTCATCCGGATGCCGAGTACGGACCGCCACAGCTAG
- a CDS encoding methionine--tRNA ligase — MSARPTPPARPSEPVPPARPSPSAPPAPSALPDRRRRFYVTTSIPYVNADPHLGFALELVQADVLARHRRLRGDQVRFQSGTDDNALKNVQAAERAGVPTQDFVDAHAAAFERQREVLDLTYDDFLRTSRDPRHRPGAERLWRACADAGDLYRTHYEGLYCVGCEQFYAEAELVGGLCPQHETRPQPVSEENWFFRLSRYRQQLLDLYASGRLRIEPAVRANEVRAFVEAGLADFSISRSVGRARGWGVPVPGDPSQVMYVWWDALGNYVTGLDYGDGPDVPAFRTWWRGEDAADARRVHVIGKDILRFHAIYWPAMLLSAGLPLPTEILVHDFLTANGRKLSKSLGTVVDPVKLTEEYGTDALRWWLTARVPKVGDTDFTVDRLVDVANQDLAGGIGNLTQRVVSMVHRYRAGVVPVASAASGASGASGASGVREDSAGTALLGEANALPGRIDEALAAFDLRAATRAVREVIAQANRYVEDTAPWTLARAERAGDRDAGRRLGVVLGVLTATVRAIGAELAPFVPTLAERVLTQAGSGVPGERLPDPEAVFPRLEVRPEVWKEVPAR; from the coding sequence ATGTCCGCCCGTCCGACCCCGCCTGCCCGACCGTCCGAACCTGTTCCACCTGCCCGACCGTCCCCGTCGGCTCCGCCCGCTCCGTCGGCCCTGCCGGACCGGCGCAGGCGGTTCTACGTCACCACCTCGATCCCGTACGTCAACGCCGATCCGCACCTCGGGTTCGCCCTCGAGCTCGTCCAGGCCGACGTCCTCGCCCGGCACCGCCGGCTGCGCGGTGACCAGGTGCGCTTCCAGTCCGGGACCGACGACAACGCGCTGAAGAACGTCCAGGCCGCCGAGCGGGCCGGCGTACCCACGCAGGACTTCGTGGACGCCCACGCCGCCGCGTTCGAACGCCAGCGGGAGGTGCTCGACCTCACCTACGACGACTTCCTGCGCACCAGCCGCGACCCCCGCCACCGGCCGGGTGCGGAGCGGCTGTGGCGCGCCTGCGCCGACGCGGGCGACCTCTACCGCACGCACTACGAGGGGCTGTACTGCGTGGGCTGTGAGCAGTTCTACGCCGAGGCCGAACTCGTCGGCGGGCTCTGTCCCCAGCACGAGACCCGGCCGCAGCCGGTGAGCGAGGAGAACTGGTTCTTCCGGCTGTCCCGCTACCGGCAGCAGCTGCTCGACCTCTACGCCAGTGGGCGGTTGCGGATCGAACCCGCCGTCCGCGCGAACGAGGTGCGCGCCTTCGTCGAGGCCGGCCTGGCGGACTTCTCGATCTCCCGGTCGGTGGGCCGGGCCCGCGGCTGGGGTGTGCCAGTGCCCGGCGACCCGAGCCAGGTGATGTACGTCTGGTGGGACGCGCTCGGCAACTACGTCACCGGCCTGGACTACGGCGACGGTCCGGACGTGCCGGCGTTCCGCACCTGGTGGCGCGGTGAGGACGCCGCCGACGCCCGCCGGGTGCACGTCATCGGCAAGGACATCCTGCGCTTCCACGCGATCTACTGGCCGGCCATGCTGCTGTCGGCAGGGCTGCCGCTACCCACCGAGATCCTCGTGCACGACTTCCTCACCGCGAACGGCCGCAAGCTGAGCAAGTCGCTCGGCACCGTGGTCGACCCGGTGAAGCTGACCGAGGAGTACGGCACCGACGCGTTGCGCTGGTGGCTCACGGCCCGGGTGCCCAAGGTCGGCGACACCGACTTCACCGTCGACCGGCTCGTGGACGTGGCCAACCAGGACCTCGCCGGCGGGATCGGCAACCTCACCCAGCGGGTGGTGAGCATGGTGCACCGCTACCGCGCCGGCGTCGTACCCGTCGCTTCCGCCGCTTCCGGTGCTTCCGGTGCTTCCGGTGCTTCCGGCGTACGCGAGGACTCCGCCGGCACCGCACTCCTCGGCGAGGCGAACGCGTTGCCGGGCCGGATCGACGAGGCGCTGGCGGCGTTCGACCTGCGCGCCGCGACCCGGGCGGTGCGTGAGGTGATCGCGCAGGCCAACCGGTACGTCGAGGACACCGCACCGTGGACGCTGGCCAGGGCCGAACGGGCCGGCGACCGGGACGCCGGCCGGCGGCTCGGCGTGGTGCTCGGCGTTCTCACCGCGACCGTCCGCGCGATCGGTGCCGAGCTCGCGCCGTTCGTGCCCACGCTGGCCGAACGCGTGCTCACCCAGGCCGGGTCCGGGGTGCCCGGCGAGCGGCTGCCTGATCCGGAGGCCGTCTTCCCGCGGCTGGAGGTGCGGCCCGAGGTGTGGAAAGAGGTCCCGGCGAGGTGA
- the serS gene encoding serine--tRNA ligase, which translates to MIDPKLLREDPDRVRASQRRRGASVDLVDQLLAADERRRSSIASFEQVRSEQKSLGKQVARAQGEDKQALLARTRELSAQVKTAEAEQTEAEREFQQLMLGLDNLVEEDAPPGGEDDYVVLEETGTPRDFAAEGFEPRDHIELGQLLAAIDIERGAKVSGARFYYLTGVGALLEMALINMAVDQALTWGFTPMIPPSLVKPRAMEGTGYLGQAADDVYRVEGDDLYLVGTSEVPLAAYHMDEILDADALPLRYAGSSPAFRREAGSYGKDTRGIIRVHWFDKVEMFSFCHPDQAREEHQRFLAWEREFWDRLEIPYRVIDTAAGDLGASAARKYDIEAWIPTQGRYREVTSTSNCTEFQSRRLGVRFRDAGGVRPVATLNGTLVAVARAIVAVLENHQQADGSVRVPKALQPFLGGRALLEPRT; encoded by the coding sequence GTGATCGACCCCAAACTGCTCCGAGAAGACCCCGACCGGGTGCGCGCCAGCCAGCGGCGTCGCGGCGCCTCGGTCGATCTCGTCGACCAACTGCTCGCCGCCGACGAGCGGCGCCGGTCCTCGATCGCCTCGTTCGAGCAGGTTCGGTCCGAGCAGAAGTCCCTCGGCAAGCAGGTCGCCCGCGCCCAGGGCGAGGACAAGCAGGCCCTGCTGGCCCGCACCCGGGAGCTGTCGGCCCAGGTGAAGACGGCCGAGGCCGAGCAGACCGAGGCCGAGCGGGAGTTCCAGCAGCTGATGCTGGGGCTGGACAACCTCGTCGAGGAGGACGCCCCGCCGGGCGGCGAGGACGACTATGTCGTACTCGAGGAGACCGGCACTCCCCGCGACTTCGCCGCCGAGGGGTTCGAGCCCCGCGACCACATCGAGCTCGGCCAGCTGCTCGCCGCGATCGACATCGAACGCGGCGCCAAGGTCTCCGGCGCGCGGTTCTACTACCTCACCGGAGTCGGCGCGCTGCTGGAGATGGCCCTGATCAACATGGCCGTCGACCAGGCGCTGACCTGGGGCTTCACGCCGATGATCCCGCCGTCGCTGGTGAAGCCGCGGGCGATGGAGGGCACCGGCTACCTCGGCCAGGCCGCCGACGACGTCTATCGCGTCGAAGGGGACGACCTCTACCTCGTCGGGACGTCGGAGGTGCCCCTCGCCGCCTACCACATGGACGAGATTCTGGACGCCGACGCGCTCCCGCTGCGGTACGCCGGCAGCAGCCCGGCGTTCCGGCGCGAGGCCGGCTCCTACGGCAAGGACACCCGCGGCATCATCCGGGTGCACTGGTTCGACAAGGTGGAGATGTTCTCGTTCTGCCACCCCGACCAGGCGCGGGAGGAGCACCAGCGGTTCCTCGCCTGGGAGCGGGAGTTCTGGGACCGGCTGGAGATCCCGTACCGCGTGATCGACACCGCGGCCGGCGACCTCGGCGCCAGCGCGGCGCGCAAGTACGACATCGAGGCGTGGATCCCCACCCAGGGCCGCTACCGCGAGGTCACCTCGACGTCCAACTGCACCGAGTTCCAGTCCCGCCGGCTGGGAGTGCGGTTCCGCGACGCCGGCGGCGTACGCCCGGTGGCGACCCTGAACGGCACCCTGGTCGCGGTCGCCCGGGCCATCGTCGCGGTGCTGGAGAACCACCAGCAGGCCGACGGCTCGGTCCGGGTGCCCAAGGCGCTGCAGCCCTTCCTCGGCGGTCGGGCCCTGCTGGAGCCGCGCACGTGA